The window CACCTGATCTATCTTTTCCGTCTCATTTAAATCAGAGAGCATTTGTTTAACCCTACTTGCATTTGTTATGTCACAAGAAATGGTTCTTGCACTCCCCTTTGTTTTTACTATCATTTGACGTACTTCATCTAGACGAGTACTTGTTCTTCCAACCAACAAAATTCGATTTCCCTTTTCAGCATATGCAAGAGCAAGTTCTTTACCCAGCCCTGTACCTGATCCGGTAATTAAGATGGTTTTCATACACTACACCTCTGTATTTGGGGTTGTGTTAAACAAAAATCTTGATGCATCCTTGGTCTATAGCTTGCTTTTCAAATCGGTTAAAAAGCTTGTGCCATATTGAGGCATGTTTACTTGGAAGTTTTCAGCAACAGTTGCCCCTACATCAGCAAAGGTTTTTCGAACCGGAAGCTCAAAGCCTTCCTTCATGCGCTGCGAATAAACAAGAAGCGGAACATATTCCCGCGTATGATCAGTACCCGGGTGAACCGGATCATTCCCATGGTCAGCTGTAATAATGAGAAGATCATCTTCATTCATATTAGGAAGCACTTCTGACAATCTTACGTCAAATTCTTCTAATGCCTTTCCATAGCCAATGGGGTCACGGCGATGGCCATATAAGGCATCAAAATCAACAAGATTTAAAAAGCTTAAACCAGTAAAGTCCATTGATAAAGTATCCATTAGTTTATTCATTCCATCTTGATTGGAAATCGTCCGAAGTGACTTCGTTACACCCTCGCCATCAAAAATATCTGAAATTTTCCCAATGGAAATCACATCGAATCCTGAATCCTTTAACTCATTCATCACTGTGCGGTCAAATGGTTTTAATGCATAATCATGGCGGTTCGAAGTTCGTTTAAACTCCCCTGGCTGTCCGATAAAAGGTCTGGCAATTACGCGCCCTACCATATACTTTTCATCAAGCGTTAATTCACGGGCTATTTTACAAATTTCATATAACTCATCAAGTGGAACCATTTCCTCATGGGCGGCAATTTGAAGAACAGAGTCAGCTGAAGTGTAGACGATTAATGCCCCTGACTTCATATGCTCTTCCCCTAATTCATCAAGAATGGCCGTTCCGCTGGCAGGGATATTTCCAATAACCTTCCTGCCGCTTCTTGTTTCTAATTCATGAATCAGTTCATCGGGAAAACCATTCGGGAAAACTTGAAATGGTGTTTGAATATTTAAACCCATCATCTCCCAATGTCCTGTCATCGTATCTTTCCCAACGGAGGCTTCCTCCATTTTGGTGTAAACAGCCAAAGGCTTTTCATCCTTAGCAATTCCCTTTATTGGCTTAATATGACTTAAGCCAAGCTTTGCCATATTCGGCATATGAAGCCCGTTCATTTTTTCAGCAATATGTCCAAGTGTGTCAGAGCCTTTATCACCAAATGCTTCCGCATCAGGAGCTTCTCCAATTCCCACTGAATCCATTACAACTAGAAAAATTCGTTTAAACATATTCTTTTCCACCTTTGTTACCTCCCATAAATCATTAGACTTTACGTTTATCGACTTGCGGCAGTACCACTGAAATCTTTAGCCTCGACAAACCGATAGCAAAATAGACAATCGAGCCGATCATGACGACGTACCATATTTGATTGACAATCGGTGTATTCCATATGCCCATAAAATATAAAAGGGACGGAATGGTTAATGTGACCCATGACTGTATAAAAGCAACTTTACCAAGAAAATGGTCAATTTTCATTTCCAAAGTATTAGATAAAAAGAACAATAGCCAAAGAAACGCCCACATTCCCCATGTTAAGGCACTAATCCCATCATGGAAGTGAACAATGGCTGTAACTGTATACACAATCGCAACAACCACTACCCATAAACAAAACCAGCCAAGCCCTTTACTATCCATTCCCATTAAGGCGGTGATGCCAAAATATAAATACGTCAATCCAAATAAAAAGATAGAGGCAAAGTTGTACAGCTCCCAATTGCTTTGATCTGAGCTGATGATTAAATAAAATGGAATAATGATTTGAATCATTCCCACAAATAGGTTAAATATGCCGACACTTTTCGCTTCAGCTTTTCCAAGAATCAACAAGCTATTCAGAAACAACACTGCACCCGAAAGAAACAAACCTACAAAGCTCATATTCATAGATTATGGGGAATTCCCACAATCTTTCTTCACCTCCTTAAAATAAGGAAAAGCAATTTTTCACCCCTATAATAGGAATGAAAAAATGCTTTTTCAATTTATTATAAAACCATACTTACAATGATAGATGTTAATACACTTACCAATGATGCACCATATAATAGCTTTAATCCAAACTTGGCAACAACATTTCCTTTTTTCTCATTTAACCCTTTTACAGCACCTGCGATAATCCCAATAGAAGAGAAGTTCGCAAAGGAAACTAGGAACACTGAAATAATTCCTAATGTTCGCGGGCTAAAGGATTCTTTCATACTTACCAAATCCATCATCGCAACAAACTCATTCGTGACAAGCTTCGTGGCCATAATACCACCTGCTTTCACTGCTTCTGAGAACGGAATACCCATAATAAAAGCAAAAGGTGCAAAAAGATAGCCTAACATACCTTGGAACGAAATACCGAAAATCATCTGAAAAACGCTATTAATCGCAGCAACCAAGGCAACAAATCCAATTAACATCGCACCAACAATGACCGCTACTTTAAAGCCGTCAAGGATATATTCCCCTAGCATTTCAAAGAAGCTTTGCTTTTCTGTGTCTTGGATTTCTAAAATATCCTCTTCTGGTGTAACTGTATAGGGATTAATAATGGAGGCGATAATAAATCCGCCAAATAAGTTCAGGACAAGTGCTGTTACTACATATCTAGGTTCAATCATTGTCATATAAGCACCGACAATCGACATGGATACCGTTGACATCGCCGACGCACATAGGGTATATAAACGGTTTGCTGGCAATAGACCTAACTGCTTTTTCACCGTAATAAATACTTCAGATTGACCAATCATCGCTGATGCCACTGCATTATATGATTCCAATTTCCCCATGCCGTTTACTTTACTAAGCAACAAGCCAATCGCCTTCATAACAACCGGTAATATTTTCGTGTACTGCAGAATTCCAATTAAAACAGAAATAAATACAATTGGCAATAAAACATTAAGGAAGAAAGGGGCTTGTCCATCATTGGCAATGCCGCCAAATACAAAGGCTACCCCTTCACCTGCATATTCTAATAATTTACCAAACACGCCTGCAATCACTTTAATTAGTCCCAAACCAAGTGAAGTATTCAGTAATAAGACACATAACATTAATTGTATAATAACCATAAGAATAACCGGTTTTATTTTGATATCTTTTCGATTGCTACTTGCCAGATAAGCTAATCCAAAAACGACAAGTAAACCGATGATTGCAATGATGTACTTCATTTTTATTCCCCCACATGGTGTATATATCTCATGTTGATGTATCCGCTTCCATCTTGTGTAAATTTATCGTTAATCTTTTAAAGAGAAAGCACCAGGCAATAACTCATCAATTGTCGTCTCAACTTTAGCCCCGTTTAAATTAGCTAAGATAATTTTGGTATCCTTGTCACAAAACTCAGCCATCACCTGACGGCAAGCACCACAAGGAGCAATAGGACCTTCTGTATCACCTACCACTACAATCGCTTCCACTTCCTTTTTACCTTCAGAAACTGCTTTGAAAATCGCCGTTCTTTCTGCACAGTTAGTTAATCCGTAGGAGGCATTTTCAATATTGCATCCAAGAAAGACCTGCTTATCCTTTGTCATTAAGGCTGCACCAACCTGAAACTTTGAGTAAGGAGCATAAGCCTTTTTACGAGCCTCTATCGCCTGATCAAGTAATGATTGAATATCCATTGTTTTGTCATCCTTTCCGCTCTGATTAATTTCAGTATTAGGCTGGCCAATAGACCAGCCTATTCTATTTATTAATAGGAAGATGTTGATGTTTCTCCATTCACAATCTTTACGCCGGAACTTGCCCCGATTCGTGTGGCTCCTGCTTCAATCACAGCTTCAGCATCTGCTGCACTTCGAACACCGCCAGAGGCCTTCACACCCATATCAGGACCGACCGTTTTCCTCATTAATGCGACATCAGCAACAGTTGCTCCACCAGTTGAGAAGCCTGTTGATGTTTTAACAAAGTCTGCTCCTGCTTTAACTGCCAATTCACAGGCTTTGACTTTTTCCTCATCTGTTAAGAGACAGGTTTCAATAATCACTTTCGTCAACGCTTTCCCTTTCGCTGCATCGACAACTGCCTTAATATCCGCTTCCACAGCATCATACTGTTGATCCTTTAAGTTCCCAATATTGATAACCATATCCACTTCAGTTGCACCATTTTCAATCGCGTTCTTTGTTTCAAACGCTTTTACCTCTGGTGTTGTGGCTCCAAGGGGAAAGCCAATAACCGTGCAGACCTTTACTTCCGGCGTATCACGAAGAAATTCTGCTGCTGTTTTCACCCATGTTGGGTTAACACAAACAGATGCGAATTTGTATTGTTTGGCTTCTTCAAGCAACTTCATTAGTTCAGCCTTTGTTGCATCTGCTTTTAATAATGTATGATCAATCATTGCTGCTATATTTTTCGTCATGCTTTCCATCCCTTTCAACTATTGGATTTCTGTATAAATCAACGTAGGTTTTTCTACTTTTTCATCGACTATACGATAAGCTGAGTATATCTTCTCCATTGCCTCTTTGACATTTTCGTTGTTGCTATGAATGGTTACTAAAGCGTCTCCTGCTTGGACAGAATCTCCTACTTTTTTATGAAGCACTATACCTACTGCCAAATCTATAACAGATTCCTTTGTAGCGCGCCCTGCCCCAAGTACCATCGCAGCAACTCCGATTGTTTCAGCACTAATTTCCGCCACGTATCCAGACTGTTTAGCTGGAACAGCGATAGTATAAGAAGCTGTTGGCAGCTTAGCAGGCTCATCAACAACAGATGAATCTCCGCCTTGGGCAGCAAGGAAGGTTTTAAAGCTTTCTAATGCTTTTCCATTTCGAATCGACTCCTCCAGCATTTCACGGGCCTGCTCGTAATCTGCTGCCTTTTCTGCAGATACAACCATATGACTGCCAAGTGTCAAACAAAGTTCATGTAAATCTTCTGGTCCTTGACCATTCAGGGTGTCAATCGCTTCTTTCACTTCAAGAGCATTTCCAACTGCAAACCCAAGCGGCTGGCTCATATCTGAAATGATTGCTTTTGTTTTACGACCGACTCCATTTCCAATGTCAACCATAGTCTTAGCTAATTCCTTTGCCTCCTCAAGGCTCTTCATAAATGCCCCGCTGCCTGTTTTAACATCAAGAACGATTGCATCAGCCCCTGCTGCGATTTTCTTACTCATAATTGAACTCGCAATCAGAGGAATAGAGTCCACTGTTGCCGTAACATCTCTTAGTGCATATAATTTTTTATCGGCTGGTGTTAAGTTGCCACTTTGACCGATGACAGCCACTTTATTTTTATTCACTAAATCAATAAATTCTTCATTTGTAATTTCCACATGAAATCCTTTAATCGATTCCAATTTATCTATTGTACCGCCAGTATGACCTAGGCCTCGGCCTGACATTTTAGCAACTGGTACGCCAACGGAAGCAACAAGTGGAGCCAATACAAGTGTAGTCGTATCGCCAACTCCGCCGGTGCTGTGCTTATCTACCTTTATTCCTTCAATTCCAGATAGATCAATCTGATCACCGGATTGAACCATTGCTTCTGTTAAATGGACGCGTTCTTCCTTTGTCATTCCTTTGAAGAAAACGGCCATGGAGAAAGCCGACATTTGATAATCTGGAATTTCCCCATTTGTAAAGCCATTTATTAAAAATTGAATTTCCTCTTTCGTTAATTCAAAGCCATCACGTTTTTTCTCAATCAAGTCAACCATTCTCATATGATTTCCTCCTAACAACTGTGAAAAGATATTCAGTATTTACTGAATAAAATTTAAATGCGAACGTTTTCATTTAATGAAATTTTAAAGCACTTTTCCTTGTTAGACTTTACACTAAGCAAGTATTTATGCATCTTTTACACTGATTACTATAACAGTAGTAACCTAATTAGTAAATAGGTTTTTTTTCAAAAAAACGTTGAATGATTTGTGTCAGCTTTAGGTCATTATTTATATGCGACACGAGGAATCGTTTTACAAAACAATCATCATCACCTATGATAGATTGTAAATCATTGGGTTATTTGAAATTCTAAAAGAGGTTGGGCCTATGTTGCAAAAATTCGGATTTTCACAATATGAAAGTAAAGTGTATGAAGTATTGTCTTCAAGTGATGAACCACTCGATGCCACTATGATTGTAAAGTTTTCAGGTGTTCCAAAGGCAAAGGTCTATGAAGTCATATCCAGGATGATTGGAAAAGGGCTGGTACTCGATTCAGTATCCGAAAAGAAAAAGCTGTATACTGCTCTACCATTACAACTTGTCATTGAAAAGCTGACTAGTGAATTCCAGTCCAATATCAAACAATTAAAACTCAATACACCAAAAAAAATAGTAACCGATGACCGTGTATGGAGCTTAAAGGTTGAATCATCCATCCAGCTGCAAATCAAACAGCTCTTGAAAGAGGCACAGCGCTCTATTCAGATTTCTATTTGGACAGATGAGCTCCCTGAATACTTGCCATTACTCATTGAAAAAGAACAATCAGGGGTAAAGGTTGAAGCTCTTTTCGTCGGAGAGACAAAGGAAGAAATCCCATTGTCCACCTATTACAGGCTATCAGTTATAGAAGAACATCGAGCATTGGAAAGAAACCGCCTCATCATTATTGATGAAGAGACGACATTATTCGCCGGTGTTGAAAATAATGCATGGCAAGCGATGGTTACAAAATCAAAGCCATTTGTTAAGTTTTTCGTCGAGTTTTTCTATCATGATGTGGCACTGACAAAGATTACAAAGAAATATGAAGATACCTTGATGGAGGATGAAGAAATTAAACATCTTCTGCTGCGTCTGCGTTATTAGGTATACCTATTTCGAAAGCAACTTAAAAACAGGCAGGGAATACCCTTGCCTGTTCTTTGTTATTTGTTTAACGTTTCAAGAGCTATAACAACCATGTCATCAAAGGTTGTCTGTCTTTCCTCTGCAGTCGTATCTTCTCCGGTAAAAATATGATCACTAACCGTTAGAATAGATAATGCCTGTGCACCGTACTTAGCAGCGAGTGTATACAATGCAGTGGTTTCCATCTCTACCGCTAGTACACCATAATCACCTAGCTTTTTCACAAGATCCATACTGTCACGATAGAAGACATCTGCCGACAATACATTTCCGGTCTTCATGTTAATCCCGTGCTCCGTTCCAATTTGATAGGCATGATGGAGCAAATCAAAGCTTGCACAAGGTGCATAATCAATTCCTGGAAATGTCAAACGGTTGATATTCGAATCCGTCGAAGCT of the Bacillus tuaregi genome contains:
- the deoB gene encoding phosphopentomutase — translated: MFKRIFLVVMDSVGIGEAPDAEAFGDKGSDTLGHIAEKMNGLHMPNMAKLGLSHIKPIKGIAKDEKPLAVYTKMEEASVGKDTMTGHWEMMGLNIQTPFQVFPNGFPDELIHELETRSGRKVIGNIPASGTAILDELGEEHMKSGALIVYTSADSVLQIAAHEEMVPLDELYEICKIARELTLDEKYMVGRVIARPFIGQPGEFKRTSNRHDYALKPFDRTVMNELKDSGFDVISIGKISDIFDGEGVTKSLRTISNQDGMNKLMDTLSMDFTGLSFLNLVDFDALYGHRRDPIGYGKALEEFDVRLSEVLPNMNEDDLLIITADHGNDPVHPGTDHTREYVPLLVYSQRMKEGFELPVRKTFADVGATVAENFQVNMPQYGTSFLTDLKSKL
- a CDS encoding AmiS/UreI family transporter — translated: MSFVGLFLSGAVLFLNSLLILGKAEAKSVGIFNLFVGMIQIIIPFYLIISSDQSNWELYNFASIFLFGLTYLYFGITALMGMDSKGLGWFCLWVVVVAIVYTVTAIVHFHDGISALTWGMWAFLWLLFFLSNTLEMKIDHFLGKVAFIQSWVTLTIPSLLYFMGIWNTPIVNQIWYVVMIGSIVYFAIGLSRLKISVVLPQVDKRKV
- a CDS encoding NupC/NupG family nucleoside CNT transporter codes for the protein MKYIIAIIGLLVVFGLAYLASSNRKDIKIKPVILMVIIQLMLCVLLLNTSLGLGLIKVIAGVFGKLLEYAGEGVAFVFGGIANDGQAPFFLNVLLPIVFISVLIGILQYTKILPVVMKAIGLLLSKVNGMGKLESYNAVASAMIGQSEVFITVKKQLGLLPANRLYTLCASAMSTVSMSIVGAYMTMIEPRYVVTALVLNLFGGFIIASIINPYTVTPEEDILEIQDTEKQSFFEMLGEYILDGFKVAVIVGAMLIGFVALVAAINSVFQMIFGISFQGMLGYLFAPFAFIMGIPFSEAVKAGGIMATKLVTNEFVAMMDLVSMKESFSPRTLGIISVFLVSFANFSSIGIIAGAVKGLNEKKGNVVAKFGLKLLYGASLVSVLTSIIVSMVL
- a CDS encoding cytidine deaminase; translation: MDIQSLLDQAIEARKKAYAPYSKFQVGAALMTKDKQVFLGCNIENASYGLTNCAERTAIFKAVSEGKKEVEAIVVVGDTEGPIAPCGACRQVMAEFCDKDTKIILANLNGAKVETTIDELLPGAFSLKD
- the deoC gene encoding deoxyribose-phosphate aldolase, encoding MTKNIAAMIDHTLLKADATKAELMKLLEEAKQYKFASVCVNPTWVKTAAEFLRDTPEVKVCTVIGFPLGATTPEVKAFETKNAIENGATEVDMVINIGNLKDQQYDAVEADIKAVVDAAKGKALTKVIIETCLLTDEEKVKACELAVKAGADFVKTSTGFSTGGATVADVALMRKTVGPDMGVKASGGVRSAADAEAVIEAGATRIGASSGVKIVNGETSTSSY
- a CDS encoding pyrimidine-nucleoside phosphorylase, with translation MRMVDLIEKKRDGFELTKEEIQFLINGFTNGEIPDYQMSAFSMAVFFKGMTKEERVHLTEAMVQSGDQIDLSGIEGIKVDKHSTGGVGDTTTLVLAPLVASVGVPVAKMSGRGLGHTGGTIDKLESIKGFHVEITNEEFIDLVNKNKVAVIGQSGNLTPADKKLYALRDVTATVDSIPLIASSIMSKKIAAGADAIVLDVKTGSGAFMKSLEEAKELAKTMVDIGNGVGRKTKAIISDMSQPLGFAVGNALEVKEAIDTLNGQGPEDLHELCLTLGSHMVVSAEKAADYEQAREMLEESIRNGKALESFKTFLAAQGGDSSVVDEPAKLPTASYTIAVPAKQSGYVAEISAETIGVAAMVLGAGRATKESVIDLAVGIVLHKKVGDSVQAGDALVTIHSNNENVKEAMEKIYSAYRIVDEKVEKPTLIYTEIQ
- a CDS encoding TrmB family transcriptional regulator, translated to MLQKFGFSQYESKVYEVLSSSDEPLDATMIVKFSGVPKAKVYEVISRMIGKGLVLDSVSEKKKLYTALPLQLVIEKLTSEFQSNIKQLKLNTPKKIVTDDRVWSLKVESSIQLQIKQLLKEAQRSIQISIWTDELPEYLPLLIEKEQSGVKVEALFVGETKEEIPLSTYYRLSVIEEHRALERNRLIIIDEETTLFAGVENNAWQAMVTKSKPFVKFFVEFFYHDVALTKITKKYEDTLMEDEEIKHLLLRLRY
- the deoD gene encoding purine-nucleoside phosphorylase gives rise to the protein MSVHINAKQGEIADSILLPGDPLRAKYIAETFLEDVSCYNEVRGMLGFTGTYKGKRVSVQGTGMGLPSISIYVNELIREYGVKNLIRVGSCGAIQKDMHVRDVVLAMTASTDSNINRLTFPGIDYAPCASFDLLHHAYQIGTEHGINMKTGNVLSADVFYRDSMDLVKKLGDYGVLAVEMETTALYTLAAKYGAQALSILTVSDHIFTGEDTTAEERQTTFDDMVVIALETLNK